tattattattatttttttagagataattacaacatgctgttAACCCCGCAACTTGAACTCTTTCTCCCTAAATCCCTCAACACTTTATGCATGGGAAGGTGCCAATTCAACCACAAGGCCTTTAGcatataatatattatctaAATCATCACTCCAGTCACCAAATAGGCGCAATAATTCTTTCTGCAAAGCCTCGTATATCTTTCAAGCTACGCATCACATACATATGGTACTGAATTGGTTTTCATGAGAAaccataaaaatcaaatttaaaaagcaTATTTCCAACAAAAGGAAGAGCTCTGTtgcaaaatatttaataatagtTGGCACAGGTTCTTATACTATCATCCAtaaaaagtcaaacatttttacccaaaaaaagaagaagtcaaaCATGCATCAATATGTATCCATTTATGTAATTTGCTATAAGATGGTGGTGTCTACGAGCTAAGATGCCTCTTTCCCATCCAGTAATCTTCTCTTGCATCAGGTTCAACAGTTTGCTTTTCTTTGCTTTCGATGGATTTGTCACTGCAAAAACGCAATAGGGATTCTCACTATATATTGACCCACTTTAAAATGGGGGGCAAAAAAGAGCATAAGTATATTGCCATGAAGTACTGGGAAGAAAACATGTCAAGATAACGGTGACATTGATGTCCCTTAAGTGATAAATTTACAAGATAAATTTTGCCTCAAACGCTGTGAATATATAACATAATGAAATTGCACTAAAAAATTTCGTATGGCTTACACAATCTATTCTAGAAATTAGAAAAATGGAAATAATACTTGAAATGTACATTTCAATGTAATATTCATTTATGTAACAAAATTTCTCACCTTGGAACGAGGATCATTCTCTAGTTCGGCACATGACATTGATGGTGCAAACATATATGGTCCCGACAGTTCTGGATTGGTCATGAACAATTCCTATATacaaaaaaccaatcacacaagCGTTATCATGCACAAAACTACATTAACCACAAGTTTCTCACAATAATATGGTATTAAAATTGAAGGATGTAGAGGTTCAATCAATcaagtaaataaaattatactgTTTGTTTTACTCACACCAACGTTGGTCATCATAGGAAGATTCAGTGATTCAGCAGTAAGAGATTCAGTTTGTTCTGATTCTTTTTCAGAACCCTCTTCCTGAATAATCATACCATGCACGTTAGTATTCAATATTCCTTGAAATCcaaaatatttagaaattaaagtaattaaggaaaaagaaacacCTTATTGTAATGCTCTTGATCCAATGAAGCGACATCAACCAAGAAATTAAGATGGTCATCCAGCCTAACGGCCTGGGCGATATCAAAAGGCTGTATTGTTCGCCTTCTACTCTTTTCAGTTTGCAGCCACGCACGAACTGTGAGTTCAAGAATGAAAAGCTCACAGGCTTTGGAGAACACAATAGGAGTGTCTGCGCTGACCATCTAGTGatacatttttcataaaaagtaaGAAGCTCCACAACATACACAAATGCTATAAGTTCTCACAAAATCCGTGCAAGTTTGCCGAGTTAGAGGGCTTGCCTGTTTGTTATTTTCGTAATAACAGAACCAC
This DNA window, taken from Quercus robur chromosome 2, dhQueRobu3.1, whole genome shotgun sequence, encodes the following:
- the LOC126706603 gene encoding nuclear transcription factor Y subunit C-4-like, which translates into the protein MKSVVERPEIDLNQSMDLNRPIDFTSSPSPQVHSFMPDMPSFMLPVQDHQESEKVAEEDACLMQVHKKFLELFWHQQMFEIYNTPVFKSHHQLPFSRIKKIMKSNREVKMVSADTPIVFSKACELFILELTVRAWLQTEKSRRRTIQPFDIAQAVRLDDHLNFLVDVASLDQEHYNKEEGSEKESEQTESLTAESLNLPMMTNVGELFMTNPELSGPYMFAPSMSCAELENDPRSK